The Salmo trutta chromosome 27, fSalTru1.1, whole genome shotgun sequence genome includes the window TTAATGGCATAGAGGCAGCGTGGCAAGAGGAGAAAGATCTCAACCGCTACCTTATCTACAACAAACCCACCTGGCTGCTCTCCTCTGAGTACATATATGGTACAACAGAAGGGGTcatgatgcacctgagatcaaggTCATAAGGCTCTGTCGTATTTCTACGTTATTCTTAATGACAATGTAAAGATGTATAGGGTCAATAACCTCAGTTTTGgatgaaaaaaaacatgaaatacaAATTATTTTAAACAGAGGATGATCTGCTTTGCTCTTATACCCAATATTACTTTGTTTTGTAAGTTCGCTTTTTTTCATTAATATTTTGTTGTATTAAGGCCACAAAAGACAACAGGCATAAATGTTATAACGATTGAATTAATTAAAGATGATCTACCACCACCAATGTATTTTGTCAAACTGAATGCATTGGTCACATGTTGTTGGTATAGTCAGAGCCATACaattgtacagtgccttcagaaagtattcataccccttgacttattccacattttgttgttatagcctgaattcaaaatggataacaAGTCAttgttttctcacccatctacacacaataccccataatgacaaagtgaaaacatgtttttagaaatgtttccaaatgtattgaaaataaatacataaatatctcatttacataaatattcacaacCCATttctatgacactccaaattgagttCAAGTGTATCGAATTCCCTTTGATCAACCTTGAGacgtcactacaacttgattggagtccacatgatgtagaaaatctgtggaaagacttgaagattgctgtttaccgccactccccatctaacttaacagaccttgagaaaatctgcaaggaagaatgggagaagatCCCCAAATCCAGTGCAAAGCTGATACaaacatacccaagatgactcaaagctgtaatcactgccaaaggtgcttctacaaagtattgactcaggggtgtgaatacttatgtaaatgtgatatttcattttcaatacatttgctaaatgtATAAagattttcactttgtcattaaggggtatcgtgtgtagatgggtgaggaaaacagctatatttaatccattttgagttcaggctgtaacaacaaaatgtggaataagtcaaggggtataaatactgtaatgaaacagcaaggagcaggtctcgaaccctcgaccttcaagcccaaagtccggcgcgctatcgactgtgccacaaaagcatgctcgagcggttgagtcgatttccgcgcttataaacccagggtcgttacactactttctgaaggcaccgtagtTTACGCTGTACTAGAGCCTATTAAATTCTGTATTGTACCTTTAAGACGTAGCTACTGAAATCGTCATATCTATGCGCCCATTCCATAACAGCGAGTATTGAAAATGAAACGAGCATGTGGAAATGTGTGATATGAAATTTACTTTTTATGTAGCTGATTGTTGTAAAAGCGGTAAAGACTTGATAATAGTTTGTGGTAATTATTCCGGTGCATAAAATGTATCGTGTTATCTGTTCTAAGTGGTTTATCTCCGGCGTGTCCTTGACTGTGGGAGCAGCTATTGGTGCGTCTCTGAATGGAGATTCGACGAATAGATTCATAAATCCGAGCCATGGATTACTCAACCGAGTACCCGTTATTCCTATTCCAAGTGTGGACGCAGCAACCGACCTTACCACGTACCAAGGAGGCGGTCAAATGGTTGGGTCCCGATCAACAGCTGCAATGAAGTACGGCTTCCCATCTCTCGCCAATATCAAGACGAGGGAGTCCTACGTGACATCGTATGACCCCAGAAACAGGACTGCTGCATGGGTTATAGAGCAACTCAGTCCTGATGGCTTGACTGGACCTTCAGATAGGAAATTGTGCGACTTTAAAGAGGATGATACGGTGCACGTATACCACAGGGCTACCAATGCAGACTACAGAGGCAGTGGATTTGACAGGGGGCATTTGGCAGCAGCTGCCAACCACAAATGGAATCAAAAGGCAATGGATGACACGTTCTATCTCAGTAATGTCTCACCACAGGCAAGTCATGTATTGTGGGGAGACATGGCATATTAGGCAATGTGAAGATGAATAAGTGTTACACAGTGTGCGAGTGGTTAAGGTGGCAATATAAGTGTGCAGTTTAAAACACTAATGATGAGTCAAAAAGGCTTCTGAATCCCATGTAGCTACACTTCCAGAGCAAAGTGCATGAATCAATGAATGGCTGTTCAAGAAAATCAAGTTTCTTTCATTCACCTCTTGTCTTTCCCTAGAACCCAAATTTAAATCAAAAtgcatggaacaacttggagcaGTACTGCCGTTCACTTACCAAGCACTAcatgaatgtgtttgtgtgcactgGACCACTTTATCTGCCCAGGTGAGTGTCATTTGAAACAGACTTCCATAACAAACATAATGGTATTTTTCAGTGTTGCCATCTTAAACGCCATTCACACAGTGATCTGCTTTTGCAAACAGGCATTATGCAAGCATCATGATCTGTGTGAATGGGGTCCAAGGTGAGAATGATACAGAAGTCATAACTGTTCCTTCTCTCTGCTTATAGACAGGAACCAGATGGGAAAATGTATGTGAAGTACCAGGTGATGGGGAGGAACCATGTGGCGGTCCCCACCCATTTCTTCAAGGTGGTGATCCTGGAGAAgcagaggggagaggtggagctGCGCTCGTATGTGATGCCCAACACACCTGTGGATAACAAGATTCCTCTGGAGCGCTTCCTGGTGCCCATCGAGAGCATTGAGAGAGCCTCAGGACTGCTCTTTGTACCCAACATTATGAAGAGGACAAACAGCCTGCTGGCTATCACTGCTGGAGGCAAATGAGTCTGGTCAGCTCTGTGTAGTGTGGTGGGTCtggttcattagggcacactgtagcaaaaacattttttagaattgaaaacaaacattttcatTGGACAGTACTGACCCGTTTCACTCTATTTTTAAgagttttcttccattttgtcTGCTGAACACAACCTTGGTCATTCAGCTCTGTGTAGTGTGGTGACCATCCTCAGTAAGGATTTACATGACTGCACCAAACCCATCTGCTTTGTCAATGTAGTGCTTATTTTGCATTGAATTCAACAAAAAGGGAAACAATCCAATTATTGTCCAGTAGGATGTGATGCTAATAAATATTTAGGAGCATTAGACTAGTTCTGAATGATTCTTGCTTATTATTTTTGACTATCCTAAGGGGACACACATCTTCACATTAAATAAGCTGTTCCATCTTTGAAAAGAGTGGGGCTGGCCCTGATACAGAGATACTGGAAAAGGACAAAGCAGAAACGGCATACTGTAGAAATGCTGAAGGCAGGGCTTACACTTTCTAAAATACTGCTCATTTTTCATCGAGGACAGGTGAAGACTGTTTTGTTCTACTAGTCTTGGTCCTATTACTGTACCTTTCTAGTGATGAAAACATGTCAACCCCTTGATAAAAAGAAAACATATTTCTGTGCATTTTGGTGTGGCAGAGCCACAGAACATACAGATACAGGCAAGAACCAATATGTTTAATAGGGGATCATATCAGCCCTACTTGTAACATATCTGCACCATTCTGGATGCTTAAATTAATATCAGGTGTTCTTCACTTTCCTTCCTACACACATTGAACCACAGAAAATAGTATGCACAGAGACTTTACCACATGTCTGCAGTCCACATTGCCCATGGCTTCTGTAAGATTCTATAAAAAGTTTACAATGAGTTCATATATGTAAGTCATTGTATGTACATAAGTCCCTGTATGTAAGTTCCTTAACATGTACAGTAAATCCCCTCCACCTTCCACTGTATTTACTTgagggcaattccacggtaacgAAATTACAGTGAGaataaaatgtatgccaaacaaaaaccattgatttcaaagtttaacaaaccatacaataCCACTTTTAATAATTtacacagttaaaaaaaaaacacttactGGAAAAACTGTGGAGATGGAAAGTTaggtaacagaattacagtaaaatctccctcacttttattctgttaccaaactttgaatccgcacagttcttcctgtaaatgtgttttttggaaAAACTGTTGAAAGTAGTCCGTGCGCATAGTTAGttctatggtttgttaaactttgaaatcaatggtttttgtttggtatgcattttaaagtgaaaaatctgagtatCTGAGTATCCGTTATCATGGAATTGCCCTTGAGGTGCTATTTGTCATCCCGGGTTATGTTCTGTGTACCTGGCTCAGGCTGGCTTCTCAGACCCCTTGAGACTGTAGTGTCTTTTAGAAGGGACAGAGCTGGAATGCTCCAGAAAATCACGAGGATTAACTTATACTAAACAGATAATTATGCAAGACATGCTTAGGAGCACAAGACATCGCAGCACAAGGAGTAGGCCTATCATTCAATATGATGGATGTGTAGCTTTTGGAACTACTGCCATTTCTCCAGCAAAACGCAACCTGAAGGTACGCTTTATGTTGATGTTTTCCGTTTAGAAAATGACTGACCTGCAGTGACACATTATTATGGTAATTGGGGTGGGTGGCAGCATGCAGGCATATTTAGCTAAGGGAACTGAATGAAAAATGACATGCTTCAGAATACAGCAAGGATTGTTGTTTAATATAAGTCCTGGAATTGCACACAGTGAGATACTGTTACTGTTTTCATATTTTCCTGTCTGAACACTTCTTTTACAACAGATGAATTAGCTCTAATATACAGTTAGAATGGATTTGACTTCACAACCTATCCTTATATGTCTCATGTATCATTTCTCCTTAGGGAAACTGAACATCTGAACAAAATACATATTGGGGAAAGGGAAGCACATCTGCTTCGCAACGTACTAGGTAGGCAGAGACCCCAAACTCTCCCTGAAAATGATAATGACCTCGTATTATCCGCAAGAAGACATGTAAGGGATTTATCATTGAACGCCTTGTCCTGAATGTTCAAACTCATTGAGATCAGAGACCTTCGGAGGTAGAAGTAGCAGAATGATCAAAGGTGTGGCTCTCTGTCAGAGTGTATGCTGAGGTACCATGGGGTGTGCAATGTGTACCCTGCTGGATGATATGTGCAATGTGTCTCTGCTGCTGTGGAGAAGAAGGAAGAGGCCAGTGGAACTGTCTGAGTTCCCACAGGCTGCATATGAGGGCTATCAGAAATATTCTGGACTGAATTACCCTCCCACCTCTGGGATGATGTCTGGTCAACAGCCCACCTACCAGACAGTGATCAGAGCATTAACAGTCTAGATAAGAATCCCGAGTCTACTCTGTATGGATAACGACAGATCACTAAGATGAGCATTTGTCTTTCAGTGTTCTGAGTGTTTTTTTGGTCAATTGGTGCTTATATTGGTcttatttcacacatgtacaagtgtgcaTTATACATATGTGAATTGGATTTTTCTTTTATATATCCcactgagacaccctcagagagtggggtcgCAACCAGGAATCAGCCATTATTGACCACGACCCtgtagcaattagggttaagtgccttgctcaagggttcAGACAGACCATCACCTTGTCGGCTCGTTTATTGGCCCAATGCTTTTAACCTGTCGGTGGTAcctacaagtgtgtattaatacgAATGCGTGAATTGGTGCAAAAAAAAGTATGGAAATGTATCTATTAGGAGCATCTGCTAATGAAatgtaaaatgatttttttttcttttacatATCCCAGCTCTCCTTGAGACGTCCTAGGAGAGTGGGATGTGTATTCATTCTAGATTCATCCCAGCGGACAAGTGATGTCATTAGTTTCTGGTTTCTTTTTGATGTCCATTCAACCAAGTTTGCCTGCTACTTGTTTTGTGCATACTAATGGTTTAATTACTGTACTTGCTTTATACCACTAGGTGGCGATATTTATATAAATGTCACTGATCAATGACAGCATTTCAGATAGTTTGTAAAAATAAATACCACATGAGAAACACTACATGATTAAATTAGCGAAATAAATCTTTAATTGTAGTTGCATTTCTACATAAATTACATACATGTTTTTTACTTTTACGATGGTAGGCCTATTCTTGTTACCATTTACAcacaaaattattattttaacaTTCATAGAAATGTTTCTAGGAGTTTGCAGTAACAACATGGCAAAAATATTGTTCAGTATTATATAGGGCAAGGAAAAAGGAAAGAGAATAGTTTTGGTCACTCTCTTGCAAATCGTTGGCAAAACGTCCCTAAAAGAACTGGGAGACAATGAAGATGCACTATACTGTGAACTGATCTGTGGTTTCTATTGCAGTATATATTATTTCCTTTCAATAAAATAACACCAAAGCAGGAAGACGCACCTTTCGCTTTGAAAGAGAAAATCAATTGAAACCCTCCAAAGAGATTTTCTGTGTGCAGGTTGGGTGCAACAAGAACACTTGAGGGAAATAGGTGCACATTGCTATCAGAATGCAGATGTTCTATACCTGCAGCACATTGCTATCAGAATGCAGATGTTCTATACCTGCAGCACATTGCTATCAGAATGCAGATGTTCTATACCTGCAGCACATTGCTATCAGAATGCAGATGTTCTATACCTGCAGCACATTGCTATCAGAATGCAGATGTTCTATACCTGCAGCACATTGCTATCAGAATGCAGATGTTCTATACCTGCAGCACATTGCTATCAGAATGCAGATGTTCTATACCTGCAGCACATTGCTATCAGAATGCAGATGTTCTATACCTGCAGCACATTGCTATCAGAATGCAGATGTTCTATACCTGCAGCACATTGCTATCAGAATGCAGATGTTCTATACCTGCAGCACATTGCTATCAGAATGCAGATGTTCTATACATGCAGCTTCAACACAATCCATCATACTCTGACAAATACTATTCAGCATTAGGGCATtttattaaaacaaaaaacaatgaagATATTCAATAAATAATGTTGAAGTGATTGAAACAAACATAATTTAGAACATAACAAATACCATTTTACACATAACGTACTTTAACAATAGTCTAGTTGATAAAAAAATCAAATTATGTTTAAGCTTAACATTTCCACAGACCAAAACACAGGTCAACACAGTAATTCAGGTGACTCATTTGCTGAAAGCAGACCACTGGTGTTTTCAGATGAGAATTAGCGGAAGTCAGAATTGAGAAGTCATGCAAAGCCACTTGTTGAGACCACCTTTGAAGGTTGCTAAAGTTAGCGACTTGCATCTTAAATAAGACTACAAAAATGCCTTAAGTCCACTCCATGTTCATAGCTTCAATCAACACTAGAGGGAACTTGAAGTGACAATGAATCTGGTTTATACCTCAGTTACAGCCTAAAACCGCATTTGGATGTACTGTCCGGAAGAGACTTTCATGCTTCACTTTGGATAGAAGGTATTCTAAATGGAGTGTTTATGTAGGGCCGTTAGCGAAATTACTGTTCCAGAAGCACAAGGGTAGAGGAGTGGCCAGGTATTTGAGCTCAGTCCTATTCTATTCAGCACTGTCAAACTGCAAACAGTGAAGGTTTGGCCTACACATAACAATTTAGATACGCAGAGGACAAAACAGTAAACTATGTTTATCAATATTATATAACAGCATCAATAAATTGTTCATTTTTAACAAAGAACCCACATATGAAAATAGGATAATGGGGGAAATGATGTGTGAACTGTCTACTGAAGTAGAAATACAATTACAATCAAACTCTTACTATTGTCTTGCAATATTAGCACAGCCGAGTTTAACACAATGAACGCATACAGTACAAAATACTATTCCCCTTCCAGACAATCAATATAAATACTGTGAACATTTTATATACATCTGAGGTATGTAAACCTCTAAATATACTAATATTTAAGCATATGCAAAAAATGATATAGCTGAGCTCTTTCTTTACCATTAGCAATTTAAAACACAGCAAGTTTGTTGTGCTACTGTAGTCCTGATGAGGTAAGAACAGCAGAGTATACCTAAAATATACAGGAAGAATATAGAAACACTGTCTATTGGGACGTGCTTTCGGGAAAATTCTAACCAAAGCGGTTTTCAAAAGCTTGTCAACATGAGAGGAGGCTTTCACTGATAGAGTTGTTCATTTGGCAACATATACTGTATGCTTTTGAAGTTTGAAAAAAACAAACTGTGGGGTAAAAAAACAGCCATTGAGTAAAATCAAATATTGATGCTACAATGTACTATACACTTGTGTTGTACTATACTGTTGCAGGAAGAAACAGGTTGGCCGTGAGTATGATAGTATTTACTCTGTTTACTAAACTCTGAAAACATAGGGTTCATAAACGAGCGTCCTCTTTTAGCACCAGGTGCTATATAAACACAGTGACTGGAAATTATAGGTGTAGATCAGAAATCAGAAACATTAAAGCTTATAATTGTTCAAATCACTTCAAAACAGGCTCTAACATAACAGCACAACCTTAAATCGATAAATTGTGTTTTATGTACTAGGACAGAGAGTTTAGGATGTCTTGCAACCAGGTGCAGACGTTATAGCTTTCTCTAAAGTCAATCTGGTATgttctgcctatccatgtgagagacgcagactcggtctcaacctttaagtctttattgaagactcatgtctTCAGTAgctcctatgattgagtgtagtctggcccaggagtgtgaaggtgaacggaaaggcacgggagcaacaaaccgcccttgccgtctctgcctggccggttcccctctctccactgggattctctgcctcgcCTCAAACCAtatattacgggggctgagtcactgacttactgctgctcttccatgccgtgcctaggaggggtgcgtcacttgagtgggttgagtccctgacgtggtcttcctgtccgggttggccccccccgggttcgtgccgtgggggagatcttcgtgggctatactctgccttgtctcaggatagtaagttggtagTTGAATGTATCATTCTACTGGTGTGGggcctgtgctttggcaaagtgggtggggttatatcctgcctgtttggccctgtccgggggtatcgtcggacagggccaaagtgtctcccgacccctcctgtctcagcctccagtatttatgctgcaatagtttgtgtcggagggctagggtcagtctgttatatctggagtatttctcctgtcttatctggtgtcctgtgtgaatttaagtatgctcgtatgctctctctaattctctctctcggaagacctaagccctaggaccatgcctcaggactacctggcatgatgactccttgctgtccccagtccacctggttgtgctgctgctccagtttcaactgttctgcctatggaaccctgacctgttcaccggacgtgctaccttgtcccagacctgctgttttcaactctctagagacagcaggtgcagtagagatactctgaatgatcggctataaaaagccaactgacacttactcctgaggtgctaacctgttgcaccctctacaaccactgggattatttttatctgaccctgctggtcatctatgaacatttgaacatcttgtccatgttctgttataatctccacccggcacagccagaagaggactggccacctctcatagcctggttcctctctaggtttcttcctaggttctggcctttctagggagtttttcctagccaccgtgcttttacacctgcattgcttgctgtttggggttttaggctgggtttctgtacagccctttgtgacatcagctgatgtaagaagggctttataaatacatttgattgaatctGATCAAGTCCTTTATATTTTTAAGCAACAGTTTCAGTCAGTCTAGCCCTTCTTTCTGTGATCCTGACCACATTCATTGAAAATAATGGATTTGGACAGTATAAATCTA containing:
- the endog gene encoding endonuclease G, mitochondrial, coding for MYRVICSKWFISGVSLTVGAAIGASLNGDSTNRFINPSHGLLNRVPVIPIPSVDAATDLTTYQGGGQMVGSRSTAAMKYGFPSLANIKTRESYVTSYDPRNRTAAWVIEQLSPDGLTGPSDRKLCDFKEDDTVHVYHRATNADYRGSGFDRGHLAAAANHKWNQKAMDDTFYLSNVSPQNPNLNQNAWNNLEQYCRSLTKHYMNVFVCTGPLYLPRQEPDGKMYVKYQVMGRNHVAVPTHFFKVVILEKQRGEVELRSYVMPNTPVDNKIPLERFLVPIESIERASGLLFVPNIMKRTNSLLAITAGGK